A genomic segment from Chthoniobacterales bacterium encodes:
- a CDS encoding ATP-binding cassette domain-containing protein, producing the protein MLSLKNIRKTFNAGTVNEVRALQGIDLEVEEGSFVQLLGMNGSGKSTLLNAVAGSFYVDSGSLRLAGVDITRLPEHRRAALIGRVFQNPFSGTAPNLSIAENFALASRRGLGRGLGWALNRRLMDELRARIATLRMGLEDRLDNAIGSLSGGQRQALTLLMATWLKPKLLLLDEHTAALDPKSADQVIQLTEEVVGREKLTTLMVTHSMQQAVNLGGRIVMLHKGQVAHDIRGADKRRLRPEDLVDRFHEIRARELLDERAAELLRASYI; encoded by the coding sequence ATGCTTTCCCTCAAAAACATTCGCAAAACCTTCAACGCCGGCACCGTGAACGAAGTGCGCGCTTTGCAGGGCATCGATCTCGAGGTCGAGGAGGGCTCGTTCGTGCAGCTTCTTGGGATGAACGGTTCGGGCAAGTCCACGCTGCTCAATGCCGTGGCCGGCTCGTTCTACGTCGATTCCGGTTCGCTGCGACTCGCCGGCGTCGACATCACGCGGCTGCCCGAGCATCGGCGCGCCGCGCTGATTGGCCGAGTTTTCCAGAATCCTTTCAGCGGCACCGCGCCGAATCTCTCCATCGCGGAAAACTTCGCCCTCGCCTCGCGCCGCGGGCTCGGCCGCGGGCTGGGCTGGGCGTTGAATCGCCGGCTCATGGACGAGCTGCGGGCCCGCATCGCCACGTTGCGCATGGGGCTCGAGGACCGTCTCGACAACGCCATCGGTTCGCTCTCCGGCGGGCAGCGCCAGGCGCTCACGCTCCTCATGGCGACCTGGCTCAAGCCCAAGCTGCTGCTGCTCGACGAGCACACCGCCGCGCTCGATCCGAAAAGCGCGGACCAGGTGATCCAGCTTACCGAGGAAGTCGTGGGCCGCGAAAAGCTCACGACGCTCATGGTGACGCACTCGATGCAGCAGGCCGTGAATCTCGGCGGCCGCATCGTGATGCTGCACAAAGGACAGGTCGCCCACGACATTCGCGGCGCCGACAAGCGCCGCTTGCGCCCCGAGGACCTCGTGGACCGTTTCCACGAGATCCGCGCCCGAGAACTGCTCGACGAGCGCGCGGCGGAGCTACTGCGTGCCAGTTACATCTAG
- a CDS encoding GxxExxY protein yields MTEDLIGAAIEVHRLKGPGLIESIYEKCMQRELELRNRAVLSQQAVRVEYKGLVFEEALRFDLLVEGCVLLELKSVEAIAPIHKAQLLSYMKLVDVPIGLLINFRTAKLVDGVHRMMLPGANE; encoded by the coding sequence TTGACCGAAGATCTCATCGGCGCAGCGATAGAGGTTCATCGATTGAAAGGGCCGGGATTGATCGAATCGATTTACGAAAAATGCATGCAGCGCGAACTCGAACTCCGCAATCGAGCGGTGCTCAGTCAGCAAGCTGTTCGGGTCGAATACAAAGGCCTCGTATTTGAAGAAGCCCTGAGATTCGATCTTCTCGTTGAAGGATGTGTGCTGCTCGAATTGAAATCCGTCGAGGCGATCGCTCCCATCCATAAGGCGCAGCTTTTAAGCTACATGAAGTTGGTCGATGTGCCGATTGGGTTGTTGATCAACTTTCGAACGGCCAAGCTGGTCGACGGTGTTCACCGCATGATGTTACCCGGAGCGAATGAATAA
- a CDS encoding STAS domain-containing protein, producing MEIHRAHENDSLVLTLNGRLDAAWAEPVQAALESAIRGGEHSIVMDFAGVDYISSAGLRVVISGYKQLLAIKGAFSLRNAQPGVAKVIELSGLGVLLAAPAPVVGAAREVRSFESASAKWQSHGSAVPVRLRAIGEGAFDVSGGEKIDFVRPRFGLGVGALAETREKAMANLGEMLCMAGCVAHLPTNGALRPDFLLAEQAYVPSGWLASGLVAEGDPGLLLRFEVRPECRGVPLAEVCAAMLENSGAPAAAFVLAAEVAGLVGAALRQPPSGLVRDPFGFPEIRDRLNFTSERSFRDSVCLAAGVVARPGTEWDAHLRSVDSDGTVKAHVHAAVFPYRPIRKGSIVLDETVREIFEAGGLQAVLHLLNDTRDPEGSGDSEFLRGACWVAPVSGTP from the coding sequence ATGGAAATTCACCGCGCTCACGAAAACGATTCGCTCGTGCTCACGCTCAACGGCCGCCTCGATGCGGCCTGGGCCGAGCCCGTGCAGGCCGCGCTGGAGTCGGCGATTCGCGGCGGCGAGCATAGCATCGTGATGGATTTCGCCGGCGTCGATTACATCAGCTCCGCGGGGCTGCGCGTCGTCATTTCCGGCTACAAGCAGTTGCTCGCAATCAAGGGAGCCTTCTCCCTGCGCAACGCCCAGCCCGGCGTGGCCAAGGTCATCGAATTGTCGGGTCTCGGCGTGCTGCTTGCCGCGCCGGCGCCGGTTGTCGGTGCGGCCAGGGAGGTGCGCAGTTTCGAGAGCGCGTCGGCAAAATGGCAAAGCCATGGATCGGCGGTGCCGGTGCGGCTTCGTGCCATTGGCGAGGGCGCGTTCGATGTTTCCGGCGGGGAGAAGATCGACTTTGTCCGCCCGCGCTTCGGTCTCGGCGTGGGCGCCCTGGCGGAGACGCGGGAGAAAGCGATGGCAAACCTCGGTGAAATGCTCTGCATGGCCGGTTGCGTGGCGCATCTGCCCACCAATGGCGCGCTTCGGCCCGACTTCCTGCTCGCCGAGCAGGCGTATGTGCCGTCGGGCTGGCTGGCGAGCGGGCTCGTAGCCGAGGGCGATCCGGGCTTGCTGCTGCGCTTCGAGGTGCGGCCGGAATGCCGCGGCGTGCCGTTGGCGGAAGTCTGCGCCGCGATGCTGGAAAACTCCGGCGCGCCGGCCGCGGCCTTCGTGCTGGCGGCGGAAGTCGCGGGACTCGTGGGCGCAGCGCTGCGGCAGCCGCCGTCGGGATTGGTGCGCGATCCGTTTGGCTTCCCGGAAATCCGCGACCGCTTGAATTTCACAAGCGAACGGTCCTTCCGAGACAGCGTGTGCCTGGCCGCCGGCGTCGTGGCCCGGCCGGGCACCGAATGGGATGCTCATCTGCGTTCGGTCGATTCCGACGGCACGGTGAAGGCCCATGTGCATGCCGCCGTCTTCCCCTACCGTCCCATCCGCAAAGGCTCCATCGTTCTCGACGAGACTGTGCGGGAGATCTTCGAGGCTGGCGGACTGCAGGCCGTGCTTCACCTCCTCAACGACACCCGCGACCCCGAGGGCAGCGGCGACAGCGAATTCCTGCGCGGCGCCTGCTGGGTCGCGCCTGTTTCCGGCACGCCATGA
- a CDS encoding ABC transporter substrate-binding protein — protein MLEVCRRLALGLALILGAAALLLVSDLGSRKSAAKKAQDRDRPVKISLTQPASQAVLDDAVRGVVDALGDRGFVDGQTMQLKKSNAEGDTATGAAIARDMANGDADLLITVSTLALQSVANANKTTQKRHVFGVVSDPWAAGVGLSRENPLDHPAWMAGFGTMQPVEPAFKIARAMKPDLKRVGVVWNAAEANSEAQIEIARKVCASLGIELMEATIDSSAGVGEAAAALVARGVEAIFLPGDVMVMVGADQLIAAANKNGVAVFSVIPPNARKGALFDIGADYYEVGRHAGELAADVLDGLDPAKVEIVNYLPESVIINEQALAELAKNGWRLPESVRQRAKLIIAPDGKERPGLAAKAVAEPAPKLRRDHPWKLYAIMYTESPPAEEAVAGLREGMAKWPLVEGRDYTFKLLNAQGDVGTLNSLVDAALTDGADIIIPISTPSLQAAIRKVKDRPVIFTLIANPVIVGAGKSFDDHLPNVTGVSVLAPTDEMLDLLRKHFPQYRRLGTLFCPAEANSVDLKDTFVAHARDRGFEVETVAVSTPTELPDAAMSLAGRPIDAIVQISDNITSAGFTAIARAANQTQKPLFSLNSTTTELGAPVSFGRDYHECGLQTAKMVLRVMDGESPAKIPFLLSPHVVKKASLPNAAKNGLVLPQGYLDEMETVIRP, from the coding sequence ATGCTGGAAGTCTGCCGCCGTCTTGCTCTTGGTCTCGCGCTCATTCTGGGCGCGGCGGCCTTGCTGCTTGTCTCTGATCTCGGATCGAGAAAAAGCGCCGCAAAGAAAGCTCAGGACCGCGATCGACCGGTGAAGATCTCGCTCACGCAGCCTGCCTCGCAGGCCGTGCTCGACGATGCGGTGCGCGGGGTGGTCGATGCGCTGGGCGACCGCGGGTTCGTGGATGGACAGACGATGCAGTTGAAGAAGTCCAACGCCGAAGGCGACACCGCCACGGGCGCCGCGATTGCCCGCGACATGGCGAATGGCGACGCCGACCTGCTGATCACGGTCAGCACGCTGGCGCTGCAATCGGTGGCGAATGCCAACAAGACCACGCAAAAGCGGCATGTCTTCGGCGTGGTGAGTGATCCGTGGGCGGCGGGCGTGGGACTTTCCCGCGAGAACCCGCTCGATCATCCCGCCTGGATGGCCGGCTTCGGCACGATGCAACCGGTCGAGCCGGCCTTCAAGATCGCCCGCGCGATGAAGCCCGATCTCAAGCGGGTCGGCGTGGTGTGGAATGCGGCGGAGGCCAATTCCGAAGCGCAGATCGAAATCGCGCGCAAGGTGTGCGCCAGTCTCGGCATCGAGCTCATGGAGGCGACGATCGATTCCTCCGCCGGCGTGGGCGAGGCGGCCGCGGCGCTGGTGGCGCGCGGTGTCGAGGCGATCTTCCTGCCCGGCGACGTGATGGTGATGGTCGGCGCCGACCAGCTCATCGCCGCGGCGAACAAGAATGGCGTCGCCGTGTTCAGCGTGATCCCGCCGAATGCGCGCAAGGGGGCGCTGTTCGACATTGGCGCCGATTATTACGAGGTCGGCCGGCACGCGGGCGAGCTCGCGGCGGACGTCCTCGACGGCCTCGATCCGGCGAAGGTCGAGATCGTCAATTATCTGCCCGAGTCCGTGATCATCAACGAGCAGGCGCTCGCCGAACTCGCAAAGAACGGCTGGAGGCTGCCCGAAAGCGTGCGCCAGCGGGCCAAGCTCATCATCGCGCCCGACGGAAAAGAGCGGCCCGGCCTGGCGGCCAAAGCCGTCGCCGAACCGGCGCCGAAGCTGCGCCGCGATCATCCGTGGAAGCTTTACGCGATCATGTATACCGAGTCGCCCCCGGCCGAAGAGGCTGTTGCCGGATTGCGCGAGGGCATGGCGAAATGGCCGCTCGTCGAGGGTCGCGACTACACGTTCAAGCTGCTCAATGCCCAGGGCGACGTGGGCACGCTCAACAGCCTCGTCGATGCCGCGCTCACCGATGGTGCTGACATCATCATTCCCATCTCGACGCCGTCGCTCCAGGCGGCCATCCGCAAGGTGAAGGATCGCCCGGTGATTTTTACGCTCATCGCGAATCCCGTCATCGTCGGCGCTGGAAAATCCTTCGACGATCACCTCCCGAATGTCACCGGCGTGTCCGTGCTCGCGCCCACCGACGAGATGCTCGACTTGCTGCGCAAGCACTTCCCGCAATACCGCCGCCTCGGCACGCTCTTCTGCCCCGCCGAGGCGAACTCCGTCGATCTCAAGGATACCTTCGTCGCGCATGCGCGCGACCGGGGCTTCGAGGTCGAGACCGTGGCCGTGAGCACGCCCACCGAGCTGCCCGACGCCGCGATGTCGCTGGCAGGGAGGCCCATCGACGCGATCGTCCAGATTTCCGACAACATCACCAGCGCGGGCTTTACCGCCATCGCGCGCGCGGCGAACCAGACGCAAAAGCCGCTCTTCTCGCTCAACAGCACCACCACCGAGCTTGGTGCGCCGGTGTCCTTCGGCCGCGATTATCACGAGTGCGGCTTGCAGACCGCGAAGATGGTCCTGCGCGTGATGGACGGCGAGAGTCCCGCGAAAATCCCGTTCCTGCTCTCGCCGCACGTGGTCAAAAAAGCCAGCCTGCCGAATGCCGCGAAGAACGGCCTCGTGCTCCCGCAGGGCTACCTCGACGAAATGGAAACCGTGATCCGCCCCTAG
- a CDS encoding glycosyltransferase family 4 protein codes for MNPAFRRIGFVSTRFAGTDGVSFEAGKWARMFAERGAECFWSAGQLETPPAISHLAPEAFFNHPAVLEIQAELFGVTTRTPETTRRVEEMRGRLAAELRAFVERFGVDLLVIQNALAIPMHVPLGLAIADLIAETGLPTIAHHHDFHWERERFAVNACADWLDEAFPARLPGMAHVVINSRQRDAFAERFGIAATIVPNVLDFDVPLPEPDDYARGFRADIGVAADETLVLQPTRIIARKGIEHSIELVRRLADRRAVLVLTHPAGDEGLEALREVEAGIAAAGIRAIFLSGRIGQTRGVAADGRRIYTLADVYPHADFVTYPSSWEGFGNALLEAVYFGRPVLVNRYPVYDSDIAPTGLKAIEMEGKITDEVVARVRQVLDSPSLQAAWAWENFEIGHRHFSTEIARSRLGSIIAELRARLATLAADH; via the coding sequence ATGAATCCCGCCTTCCGCCGCATCGGCTTCGTATCCACGCGCTTCGCGGGCACGGATGGCGTGAGTTTCGAGGCGGGCAAATGGGCGCGGATGTTCGCGGAGCGCGGCGCGGAGTGCTTCTGGTCCGCGGGCCAGCTCGAGACGCCGCCGGCCATCAGCCATCTCGCGCCGGAGGCGTTTTTCAATCACCCCGCGGTGCTGGAAATTCAGGCCGAGCTCTTCGGAGTGACGACGCGGACCCCGGAAACGACGCGTCGCGTCGAGGAAATGCGCGGCCGCCTCGCGGCGGAGCTTCGCGCGTTCGTCGAGCGATTCGGAGTCGATCTGCTCGTCATTCAGAACGCGCTCGCGATTCCGATGCACGTGCCGCTCGGCCTCGCGATCGCCGACCTGATCGCGGAGACCGGCCTGCCGACGATCGCGCACCATCACGATTTTCATTGGGAACGCGAGCGGTTCGCGGTGAATGCCTGCGCGGACTGGCTCGATGAGGCGTTTCCCGCGCGCCTGCCCGGCATGGCGCACGTGGTCATTAATTCGCGGCAACGCGATGCGTTCGCCGAGCGGTTCGGAATCGCTGCGACGATCGTGCCCAACGTGCTCGATTTCGACGTGCCGCTACCGGAGCCGGATGACTACGCGCGGGGCTTTCGCGCGGATATCGGAGTCGCCGCCGACGAGACGCTGGTGCTGCAGCCCACGCGGATCATTGCGCGCAAGGGCATCGAGCACAGCATCGAGCTGGTGCGGCGACTGGCGGATCGCCGCGCCGTGCTCGTGCTCACCCATCCGGCCGGCGACGAAGGACTGGAGGCGCTGCGCGAGGTCGAGGCGGGCATCGCCGCCGCGGGCATTCGGGCGATTTTCCTCTCGGGGCGGATCGGGCAGACGCGCGGAGTGGCTGCGGATGGTCGCCGGATCTACACGCTGGCCGACGTCTACCCGCACGCGGATTTCGTGACGTATCCGTCGTCGTGGGAGGGCTTCGGCAATGCGCTGCTCGAGGCGGTGTATTTCGGCCGTCCGGTGCTGGTGAACCGCTATCCGGTCTATGACAGCGACATTGCACCGACCGGGCTGAAGGCCATTGAAATGGAGGGAAAGATCACTGACGAGGTCGTGGCGCGCGTGCGGCAGGTGCTCGATAGTCCGTCGCTACAGGCGGCGTGGGCGTGGGAAAATTTCGAGATCGGGCACCGGCATTTCTCGACGGAAATCGCTCGCAGCCGGCTGGGGAGCATCATCGCGGAGCTTCGGGCGCGCCTTGCCACTCTCGCAGCGGATCACTAG
- a CDS encoding alpha-L-fucosidase codes for MTTRPQPTALLFLTLAFSLPAFAADLPPLGPIPPIPAPAPINSVPMGDLKSFPEVKLDLPIASGPFQPTWESIEKNYPGTPDWLREAKFGIWVHFGPQASGQSGDWYARRLYIPGTPAYKNHLKDFGHPSETGYKDVLRVWNPDKLDPAKLVALYKDAGARYLIIQGVHHDQFDLWNSQYQPWNAVNLGPKRDLLGEWTKAAKAAGLRYGVSFHHEYSWWWGQAAHSSDKEGPKAGVPYDGHLTLADGKGKWWQGLDPRMLYGVDLREYRSVDSAAHSAWAPPTPGIFSRHLDYAKWYAKWWALRMMDVVHHYNPDFIYTDGTTQGPFTGTGTGTGLKADAMQRVIADFYNYTLKTRGKVDVFSIVKFRDKTNGTVNTTESGLPDGIKTDQAWIAEAQVGDWFYRPGLAHEPKSMIRNIIEACSRDGSAAICISLLPDGSIDDGSRKMLEDVGAWMRVNGAGIYGSHAWKVLGEGPGGPPRKLPGGALGRAQADFPFGPEDFRFTVGKDGALYAFCMTVPKAGTELRIKSLGSASPDVKAIKSVTLLGDTGSLKWKQEPDALVITYPGGNLPNVTMAAVFRITR; via the coding sequence ATGACAACTCGACCGCAACCCACCGCCCTCCTTTTCCTGACCCTGGCCTTTTCGCTGCCCGCCTTCGCCGCTGACCTGCCGCCGCTGGGCCCGATTCCGCCCATCCCCGCGCCGGCCCCGATCAATAGCGTGCCGATGGGCGACTTGAAGAGCTTCCCCGAGGTGAAGCTGGACCTGCCCATTGCCAGCGGACCGTTCCAGCCGACCTGGGAGTCCATTGAAAAGAACTACCCCGGCACGCCCGACTGGCTGCGCGAGGCGAAGTTCGGCATCTGGGTCCACTTCGGCCCGCAGGCCTCCGGCCAGAGCGGCGACTGGTATGCGCGCCGGCTCTACATTCCTGGCACGCCGGCCTACAAGAACCACCTCAAGGATTTCGGCCATCCTTCCGAAACCGGCTACAAGGACGTCCTCCGCGTCTGGAATCCCGACAAGCTCGACCCGGCGAAACTCGTCGCGCTCTACAAGGACGCCGGCGCCCGTTATCTCATCATCCAGGGCGTCCACCACGACCAGTTCGATCTCTGGAATTCCCAATACCAACCGTGGAACGCCGTGAACCTCGGCCCGAAACGCGATCTTCTCGGCGAATGGACGAAGGCCGCGAAGGCCGCCGGCCTCCGCTACGGCGTGTCCTTCCACCACGAATATTCCTGGTGGTGGGGGCAGGCGGCCCACAGCAGCGACAAGGAGGGGCCGAAGGCCGGCGTGCCGTATGACGGCCATCTCACGCTCGCCGATGGCAAGGGCAAATGGTGGCAGGGCCTCGATCCGCGCATGCTCTACGGCGTGGACCTCCGCGAATACAGGAGCGTGGACTCCGCGGCGCATTCCGCATGGGCCCCGCCGACGCCCGGCATTTTCTCCCGCCACCTCGACTATGCGAAGTGGTATGCGAAATGGTGGGCGCTGCGGATGATGGACGTCGTCCACCATTACAATCCCGACTTCATCTACACCGACGGCACCACCCAGGGGCCCTTCACCGGCACGGGCACGGGCACCGGCCTCAAGGCTGACGCCATGCAGCGCGTCATCGCCGATTTCTACAACTACACGCTGAAGACCCGCGGCAAGGTCGATGTCTTCAGCATCGTCAAATTCCGCGACAAGACGAACGGCACGGTGAACACCACCGAGAGCGGTCTGCCCGACGGCATCAAGACCGACCAGGCATGGATCGCCGAGGCCCAGGTGGGCGACTGGTTCTACCGGCCCGGCCTGGCCCACGAGCCGAAGTCCATGATTCGCAACATCATCGAAGCGTGCTCCCGCGATGGGAGCGCGGCCATTTGCATCTCGCTGCTGCCCGATGGCTCGATCGATGATGGCAGCCGCAAGATGCTAGAGGACGTCGGTGCGTGGATGCGCGTGAACGGCGCCGGCATCTACGGCAGCCACGCCTGGAAGGTGCTGGGCGAGGGCCCTGGCGGCCCCCCAAGGAAGCTGCCTGGCGGGGCGCTCGGCAGAGCGCAGGCGGACTTCCCGTTCGGGCCCGAGGATTTTCGCTTCACCGTGGGCAAGGATGGCGCGCTCTACGCATTCTGCATGACCGTGCCGAAAGCTGGCACGGAACTCCGCATCAAGTCGCTCGGCTCCGCTTCGCCCGACGTGAAGGCGATCAAATCCGTGACGCTGCTCGGCGACACCGGTTCCCTCAAGTGGAAGCAGGAGCCAGACGCTCTCGTCATCACGTATCCCGGCGGCAATTTGCCGAATGTCACGATGGCCGCAGTGTTCCGAATCACCCGGTGA
- a CDS encoding PIN domain-containing protein, protein MLHLDTNFLVRALQPGTAEEGLLRGWIGSNETLGISAVAWAEFHCGPLDAGGRMLARTLFPEVEPLLPADAEKGAELFNLTGRRSRSLADCLIAAIALRCGAQLATGNRQHFLPLVPYGVRLA, encoded by the coding sequence ATGCTTCACCTCGATACGAATTTTCTGGTCCGCGCTCTCCAGCCCGGGACCGCCGAAGAAGGCTTGCTGCGCGGATGGATCGGATCGAACGAGACGCTGGGCATTTCGGCCGTGGCGTGGGCGGAATTTCATTGCGGCCCGCTCGACGCGGGCGGTCGGATGCTGGCGCGGACGTTGTTTCCAGAGGTGGAGCCGCTCCTGCCGGCGGATGCCGAGAAGGGCGCGGAACTCTTCAACCTGACGGGTCGCCGATCCCGCTCGCTGGCGGACTGTCTCATCGCCGCCATTGCCCTCCGCTGCGGAGCGCAACTCGCCACGGGAAACCGACAGCATTTCCTTCCGCTCGTGCCGTATGGGGTGAGGCTGGCTTGA